The following coding sequences are from one Lolium rigidum isolate FL_2022 chromosome 6, APGP_CSIRO_Lrig_0.1, whole genome shotgun sequence window:
- the LOC124662968 gene encoding putative pentatricopeptide repeat-containing protein At3g11460, mitochondrial has translation MAADPFTSTSTAAAFASDANSTESWSARVRSLTRLGRHREALALLRDGDHYPPPHALALPAAVISCTALSLPSGVAQIQALGYKRGLLPSSDAYLLSALLSSHSRLGHLRRAHQLLDEMPLASTPPTTLRTAFNSLISGCAMHALPAACFAIFRRMRAAGAPFDAVTLMALVPAAPHTVVPQLHALAAKTGLAAETTVANCLISVYARRGAALARQVFDEMPVASRDLVSWNAVISAHAQNGLAVDALDLYNRMRGHDGDGVEPDAVTLVGVLSSCAHLGARSVGLGVQRYMQERLPGFRANLQLCNSLINFHARCGSLPQAQQLFNEMPRKSIVSWTALITGHGMHGHGDVAVNLFQTMVSEGIRPDNVAMVGLLSACSHAGLYDEGRKYFSAMESAYHLRPTLEHYTCMVDLLGRAGRLEEARELISSMPMPADGAVWGALLGACKIHKNVEVGEEAFEHVIKLEPSNAGYYVLMANIYTDTGQLDGVVRIRSMMRERGLKKEPGCSYIEHKGRVHLFMADDHSHPQAKRIYELVIKLEQMVKEKTDGTAGTEEGRVVEGHSQKAVVPLIGFHSEKLAVAFGMLNTDDSEIVVIKNLRVCGDCHTFLKTVSAIANRAFLVRDASRFHRFEGGACSCKDYW, from the coding sequence ATGGCCGCCGATCCtttcacctccacctccaccgccgccgccttcgcgaGCGACGCTAATTCCACCGAGTCATGGAGCGCCCGGGTGCGCTCCCTAACACGCCTCGGCCGGCACCGGGAGGCCCTGGCCCTCCTCCGGGACGGCGACCACTACCCGCCGCCGCACGCTCTGGCGCTACCAGCAGCGGTCATCTCCTGCACGGCGCTATCCCTCCCCTCCGGCGTCGCCCAGATACAGGCGCTCGGCTACAAGCGCGGCCTGCTCCCTTCCTCCGACGCCTACCTCCTCTCCGCGCTGCTCTCCTCCCACTCCCGCCTCGGCCACCTCCGGCGCGCCCACCAGCTCCTCGACGAAATGCCCCTCGCGTCCACGCCCCCCACCACGCTCCGCACCGCCTTCAACTCCCTCATCTCCGGGTGCGCCATGCACGCGCTCCCGGCCGCCTGCTTCGCCATCTTCCGCCGCATGCGCGCGGCCGGCGCCCCCTTCGACGCCGTCACGCTCATGGCGCTGGTCCCGGCCGCTCCTCATACCGTCGTGCCGCAGCTCCATGCCCTCGCGGCGAAAACCGGGCTCGCCGCCGAGACAACCGTTGCCAACTGCCTCATATCCGTCTACGCGCGCCgcggcgccgccctcgcccggcAGGTGTTCGACGAGATGCCGGTGGCCTCCCGCGACCTCGTCTCCTGGAACGCCGTGATCTCAGCCCACGCCCAGAACGGCCTTGCGGTGGACGCCCTCGACCTCTACAACCGCATGCGTGGCCACGACGGTGATGGCGTGGAGCCAGACGCCGTGACGCTCGTCGGCGTGCTCTCCTCCTGCGCCCACCTCGGCGCGCGCAGTGTAGGCCTGGGCGTTCAACGGTACATGCAGGAGAGGCTGCCGGGCTTCCGCGCCAACTTGCAGCTTTGCAACTCCCTCATCAACTTCCATGCGCGCTGCGGCAGCTTGCCCCAGGCGCAGCAGCTGTTCAACGAAATGCCTAGGAAGAGCATCGTGTCCTGGACGGCGCTGATCACTGGGCACGGCATGCACGGGCATGGCGATGTTGCCGTCAATCTCTTCCAGACGATGGTGTCAGAAGGCATCCGGCCAGATAATGTTGCGATGGTTGGCCTCTTGTCGGCGTGCAGCCATGCCGGGCTGTATGATGAGGGGCGCAAGTATTTCTCAGCAATGGAGAGCGCCTACCATCTGCGGCCTACACTGGAGCACTATACGTGCATGGTGGACCTTCTTGGACGGGCAGGACGTCTCGAGGAGGCACGAGAACTGATCTCGTCGATGCCCATGCCGGCTGATGGTGCCGTGTGGGGTGCCCTTCTTGGGGCGTGCAAGATACATAAGAATGTGGAGGTAGGGGAGGAGGCTTTTGAGCATGTCATCAAGCTCGAGCCAAGCAACGCGGGCTACTACGTGCTCATGGCAAACATATACACTGACACAGGACAACTGGACGGTGTGGTGAGGATACGGTCGATGATGAGGGAGCGCGGGCTCAAGAAGGAGCCTGGGTGCAGCTACATTGAACACAAGGGGAGAGTTCACCTGTTCATGGCTGACGACCACTCGCATCCGCAGGCTAAGAGGATTTACGAGCTCGTGATTAAGCTTGAACAGATGGTGAAGGAGAAGACAGATGGCACTGCAGGAACGGAGGAAGGCAGGGTGGTGGAGGGCCACTCACAGAAGGCGGTTGTGCCGTTGATCGGCTTTCACAGCGAGAAGCTTGCCGTGGCCTTTGGTATGCTGAACACTGATGACAGTGAGATTGTAGTGATCAAGAACCTAAGGGTATGCGGAGACTGCCACACGTTCCTGAAGACTGTCTCTGCAATTGCGAACCGGGCATTTCTTGTCAGGGATGCGAGCCGCTTTCATCGCTTCGAGGGTGGAGCGTGCTCCTGCAAAGATTACTGGTGA
- the LOC124667703 gene encoding uncharacterized protein LOC124667703, protein MQSEQVKMRFGRCPYCRAMIYQDPSAVIYYCSKCRTPIRGKNPEPADDTDYALAQLEILSFDTMSTFSDETDLTSSTAELDVPTTTRDNGVAASSSSAAYRPYSGIRTGPRSGDLDRYGEPAGSSPMHSRVSELRPASRRTRRPASADLDDHGSGGELDVPRTKSASCYGRRASPLSSQELDAAMMDLPGDARGNGPASAAAAAAAAARSPLGDPAFQQDLLQALESLRKLIVAVEEPLRVDAGAPPPKTAPYSNGAPQKVTRRDSRILRRLESQLAHALPEEDKVRRHDKAVSSPSLMPSASASSASSSRRGASSRQLICRPILGGTPFVACDTCEEMLQLPAALSVDRLARVQCGGCGETLAVTLPARQAGSSTDRPRKIFSAPQPAGFGPDDAEEQQTRAAARSRLSGEQLRQGPVEGPLHRMLGYSSVSSVLRSRRYDEDI, encoded by the coding sequence ATGCAGAGCGAGCAGGTGAAGATGCGGTTCGGGCGGTGCCCCTACTGCCGCGCCATGATCTACCAGGACCCCAGCGCCGTCATCTACTACTGCAGCAAGTGCCGCACGCCCATCCGGGGCAAGAACCCGGAGCCCGCCGACGACACCGACTACGCGCTCGCGCAGCTCGAGATCCTCTCCTTCGACACCATGTCCACCTTCTCCGACGAGACGGACCTCACCAGCTCCACCGCCGAGCTCGACGTCCCGACCACCACCCGGGACAACGgggtcgccgcctcctcctcgtccgccgCGTACAGGCCCTACAGCGGGATCAGAACCGGTCCACGAAGCGGCGATCTCGACCGGTACGGCGAACCCGCAGGATCATCCCCGATGCACAGCCGCGTCAGCGAGCTCCGGCCGGCCTCGCGGAGGACCAGGCGGCCCGCCAGCGCCGACCTCGACGACCACGGATCCGGCGGAGAGCTCGACGTGCCGAGGACCAAGTCCGCCTCGTGCTACGGGCGCCGGGCGTCGCCGCTGAGCTCGCAAGAACTCGACGCGGCTATGATGGATTTGCCGGGCGATGCGCGCGGAAACGgaccggcctccgccgccgccgccgccgctgctgctgccagaTCGCCGCTGGGCGACCCCGCGTTCCAGCAGGACCTCCTGCAGGCGCTGGAGAGCCTCCGCaagctcatcgtcgccgtcgaggAGCCGCTCAGGGTCGACGCCGGCGCGCCTCCTCCCAAGACCGCGCCTTACAGCAACGGCGCCCCGCAGAAGGTCACGCGGCGCGACTCCCGCATCCTGCGCCGCCTCGAGTCGCAGCTCGCGCACGCGTTGCCCGAGGAGGACAAGGTCCGGCGCCACGACAAGGCCGTCAGTTCCCCTTCATTAATGCCGTCGGCATCGGCGTCATCAGCATCGAGCAGCCGACGCGGGGCGTCGTCGAGGCAGCTGATCTGCCGCCCGATTCTGGGCGGCACGCCGTTCGTCGCCTGCGACACGTGCGAGGAGATGCTGCAgctgccggcggcgctgtccGTGGACAGGCTCGCCAGGGTACAGTGCGGCGGCTGCGGAGAAACGCTCGCGGTGACGCTGCCGGCGAGACAAGCCGGCAGCTCGACGGACCGGCCGAGGAAGATATTTTCCGCGCCGCAGCCTGCGGGTTTCGGCCCGGACGATGCGGAGGAGCAGCAGACGCGCGCGGCTGCGAGGAGCCGCCTGAGCGGCGAGCAGCTGCGGCAGGGGCCCGTCGAAGGGCCGCTCCACCGCATGCTCGGGTACAGCTCGGTCAGCTCGGTTCTCCGGAGCCGGCGGTACGACGAGGACATCTGA